The following are encoded together in the Culex pipiens pallens isolate TS chromosome 1, TS_CPP_V2, whole genome shotgun sequence genome:
- the LOC120418327 gene encoding uncharacterized protein LOC120418327 — protein MEADAISLHDPVVQIDEEEMPSNSAPSQSDSISDGASQEPGPRNASKPNYDRATLEFRKLFVENSFGAVCSVCDRLWFKNDLKPITEAGGNVLVQAGDFDSTEGFMVCQTCNSSLNRGKVPTLSKSNGFVYPPIPPGLPKLDMISKRLISPRFIFLVIRRLCHALGNYGIIGQVINVPVDVEEMVRVLPRDLDNDCAINVSFKKHTAHKSSHYSGWVCKGTVYAWLKYLVTTPLYKREGITFDEERLNAFGADPQEGPSRAEEAMPLDIIDDEAELLASMQQTAMWNEDMYLELCPTMNRMPSSILYDENAEELSNPDIYYGFPTTIKQGVQATVFNKASSEARRADRRGARPDHILAMAMKVLYCRMIEGLKCHFKSVGTDNVTRAQLSDPEFQRNMMEIGLAFFKGIPNSVQYWQGRKQDLFAMIRQLGKPTMFLTLSASETQWEELLKVLHKLSSDYDDLELADPLSELSAFQKAKLVVEDPVTCVAYIDKLVDVIMRILKSKRFSPFGKYYVVDYFKRIEFQQRGSAHAHIMLWCANDPREDVSEDMPATIEMINTLCSIDAFRWLGPLLGKKQEHAHTRTCYKHNDKRCRFNIPYWPMNEDRVLVPLPADDSRRSALKKRALEFREILETKTFETLEDFLADCECTEEYYLEVIRAWLQRPAFFFKRPMNQLYMNPFNVWIGGVLRSNSDLQFIMDEYSCASYLVDYVNKTNRGISAFHRELLELQEQYPDYDYQGLLKKLGVRVLNSVEMCSQEAAWILLRLPMSEASRKIEFVPTMWPNERTRCRKRHQQMDNEGLDDDSTDVWTRNIVQKYEDRDGLEDVCLADFVAWYAPMKSTKNSYKLRGTAKILRWRGYPMSEMVEYKREAVLLFLPFRNERVDLLDQNKFLQLYDSHETELIAKRKEYDCELNLEQTVEEYLRIIAQEGDGEQERAATEKHNEYVRSIDMQPNNDDIENLPTSALRAIVKQRSNVMLKADYCAWMRQANEKQRMLILHIIHRLTSFDPEIPAMQIFLTGPAGSGKTFTLRLMMETYNRYSQGHNSRNNAYIACASTGKAAVNIDGVTVHRAYRIAISRQSDSKLSPEWLQTYRNEFRNVKLHIVDEVSMLSAGNFRTMHIRLQDIHLDHLHPFANQNVTFTGDLHQLNPVNALPIYKAPRNSIGGSWLWDYIRLYELDQVMRQTDVVFSTILTAIGEGKKLTDEQKTLIESRFKSVEDCQRDAPNAVWLFHQNVDVDRFNREALSGLEGLDCLADDMITGHSTSAQATSARTKLHKMSTAQTSGLPYMVRFCIGKPYMITTNIDGDDNLVNGAIGELKYVEMRENDAGEEVIYRLWLQFDTEKIGTIARSKAQAVVNARPHLLQQDWTPITKQHVNIALGGTIKCKRIQFPIASACSMTIHKSQGGTFSKVVYQYSRSQEQRLVYVALSRVTSLEGLYLTYANNPSLDPSKEKPVFHHAKANNSPAMRELRDEYKRLRNNRYRTIGDDFSEVLASSGPACTLMTINVQSLSAHHQDISIDSILTSVDYLALSETWLDDNSSVEIEGYTCVVQSKRDDARSGGVAIYRKTTTKTSMAVPYTPELVSQDRDELFGVADKYGDVCAATVDVMGTEVLLFSVYIIPGTTLKQKGWFLARKLLQTARTGLPMVVTGDFNVDVSKRENVEFIKFMGEHFQLSLANDVRQTTTNRGTVLDLTFTRGIHVASNSRYVCYFSYHRPMLSVLRTEEPEPSQLH, from the exons ATGGAGGCAGACGCAATAAGCCTCCATGATCCGGTGGTGCAGATTGATGAAGAAG aaATGCCATCAAATTCTGCACCAAGTCAGTCGGATAGCATTTCAGATGGGGCAAGCCAGG AGCCAGGTCCTCGCAATGCAAGCAAACCGAACTACGACAGGGCCACTCTTGAGTTCCGTAAGCTTTTCGTTGAGAACTCGTTTGGTGCTGTGTGCAGCGTTTGCGACAGACTTTGGTTCAAGAACGACTTGAAGCCCATCACTGAAGCTGGAGGAAATGTACTGGTACAAGCCGGCGACTTTGATTCAACCGAAGGTTTCATGGTGTGCCAAACCTGCAACAGCAGCTTGAATCGTGGAAAGGTCCCAACCCTGTCCAAAAGCAACGGATTTGTTTACCCGCCGATACCACCGGGTCTTCCCAAACTGGATATGATCAGCAAGCGGCTAATTTCTCCCCGTTTCATCTTTCTGGTGATTCGTCGTCTGTGTCATGCTTTGGGCAACTATGGTATCATTGGGCAGGTGATCAATGTGCCGGTAGACGTTGAGGAGATGGTTCGGGTTCTTCCTCGCGATCTTGATAATGACTGTGCGATTAATGTGAGCTTCAAGAAGCACACTGCACACAAATCGAGCCATTACTCGGGGTGGGTTTGCAAGGGGACTGTTTATGCTTGGCTCAAGTATCTCGTAACTACTCCGTTGTATAAACGTGAGGGCATTACTTTTGACGAAGAACGATTGAATGCGTTCGGAGCAGATCCACAGGAGGGTCCCTCGCGGGCGGAAGAAGCAATGCCACTGGATATCATCGATGATGAAGCCGAGCTGTTGGCTAGCATGCAACAAACTGCGATGTGGAACGAAGACATGTACCTGGAGCTTTGCCCTACCATGAACCGAATGCCCTCGAGTATTTTGTACGATGAGAATGCCGAGGAGTTGAGTAATCCCGACATATACTATGGGTTCCCGACAACGATCAAGCAAGGCGTACAAGCTACTGTGTTCAACAAGGCGAGCAGTGAAGCTAGGCGAGCTGACAGGCGGGGTGCTCGTCCAGATCACATTCTGGCCATGGCCATGAAGGTGTTATACTGCCGTATGATTGAAGGGCTCAAATGCCACTTCAAATCTGTGGGAACAGATAACGTCACACGTGCCCAGCTCAGCGATCCAGAGTTCCAGAGGAATATGATGGAGATTGGCTTGGCTTTCTTCAAAGGGATACCGAACTCTGTGCAGTACTGGCAAGGACGCAAACAGGACCTCTTCGCCATGATTCGACAGTTGGGTAAACCAACAATGTTTCTCACCTTGAGCGCCAGTGAAACTCAATGGGAAGAACTGTTGAAGGTGCTGCACAAATTGTCCAGTGACTACGATGACCTTGAATTGGCCGACCCGCTGTCGGAGTTAAGCGCGTTTCAAAAGGCAAAGTTGGTCGTTGAAGATCCTGTGACGTGTGTTGCATACATCGACAAGCTTGTTGACGTCATAATGCGCATCTTGAAGTCCAAACGGTTCAGTCCATTTGGTAAATACTACGTTGTGGATTACTTCAAGCGGATCGAGTTTCAACAACGTGGTAGCGCGCATGCCCACATCATGCTCTGGTGTGCAAACGATCCTCGTGAGGACGTTTCCGAGGACATGCCCGCCACCATTGAAATGATCAACACTCTCTGCTCCATCGATGCCTTCCGTTGGTTGGGACCACTGCTTGGCAAGAAGCAAGAGCACGCTCACACACGTACGTGTTACAAACACAACGATAAACGTTGTCGTTTCAACATTCCGTACTGGCCGATGAACGAGGATCGGGTATTGGTGCCCCTTCCGGCTGATGACAGTCGTCGTTCTGCACTGAAGAAACGTGCTCTCGAGTTTCGTGAGATTCTGGAAACGAAGACTTTCGAAACTCTCGAAGACTTTCTGGCCGATTGTGAGTGTACCGAGGAATACTACCTCGAAGTGATTCGTGCATGGCTACAGCGACCAGCGTTCTTCTTCAAGCGTCCGATGAATCAGCTCTACATGAATCCATTCAACGTTTGGATTGGCGGTGTACTTCGCTCCAACAGTGATCTGCAGTTCATCATGGACGAGTACTCGTGCGCATCTTATTTGGTTGATTACGTCAACAAGACAAATCGAGGCATCAGCGCGTTTCACCGAGAGCTTCTCGAGCTGCAGGAGCAGTATCCCGACTACGACTATCAAGGCTTGCTGAAGAAGTTGGGCGTGAGAGTACTCAACAGTGTTGAGATGTGCTCACAGGAAGCAGCGTGGATCTTGCTCCGGTTACCAATGTCCGAAGCAAGccggaaaatcgaatttgtgccgACAATGTGGCCAAATGAGAGAACCCGATGCCGGAAGCGACACCAGCAGATGGACAACGAGGGACTCGACGACGACTCAACGGACGTGTGGACCAGAAACATCGTCCAGAAGTATGAGGACCGCGATGGATTGGAGGATGTGTGCCTGGCTGATTTCGTCGCATGGTATGCACCGATGAAAAGCACCAAAAACAGCTACAAGCTGCGAGGCACTGCCAAAATCCTGCGATGGCGAGGATACCCGATGAGCGAAATGGTCGAGTACAAGCGAGAGGCAGTGCTGCTGTTTTTGCCGTTCCGGAATGAACGAGTCGACCTGCTGGACCAGAACAAATTCCTCCAATTGTACGATTCGCATGAGACAGAGCTCATCGCGAAACGTAAGGAATACGATTGTGAGTTGAATTTGGAGCAGACCGTTGAGGAATACCTCCGAATAATCGCACAGGAAGGCGATGGCGAGCAAGAGAGAGCCGCCACGGAGAAGCACAACGAGTACGTGAGGAGCATCGACATGCAGCCAAACAACGATGACATCGAAAACCTGCCGACTTCTGCACTGCGAGCGATTGTGAAACAACGTTCGAATGTCATGCTAAAAGCTGACTACTGTGCCTGGATGCGGCAGGCTAACGAGAAGCAGCGCATGTTGATCCTTCACATCATCCATCGACTGACGAGCTTTGATCCTGAAATTCCAGCGATGCAGATCTTCCTGACTGGACCAGCGGGTAGTGGTAAAACGTTCACACTGCGTCTGATGATGGAAACCTATAACCGGTACAGCCAAGGTCACAACTCTCGCAACAACGCGTATATTGCATGTGCGTCGACAGGCAAAGCCGCCGTTAACATTGACGGTGTTACGGTCCATCGTGCCTACCGCATTGCAATATCGCGCCAGAGTGACTCAAAGCTTAGCCCTGAATGGCTGCAGACGTACCGAAATGAATTCCGGAACGTGAAGCTCCACATTGTAGATGAAGTTAGTATGCTTAGCGCAGGTAACTTCAGAACAATGCACATACGTTTGCAGGATATTCATTTGGACCACCTTCACCCATTCGCTAACCAGAACGTTACGTTTACCGGAGATTTACATCAGCTGAATCCAGTCAATGCTTTACCAATCTATAAGGCTCCGAGAAATTCGATTGGTGGATCTTGGCTGTGGGATTACATCCGACTGTACGAGTTGGATCAGGTCATGCGTCAGACCGATGTGGTGTTCTCCACCATCCTCACCGCGATTGGGGAAGGCAAGAAACTGACGGATGAACAGAAGACGCTGATCGAGAGTCGGTTCAAGTCAGTGGAGGACTGCCAACGGGATGCTCCCAACGCCGTTTGGCTGTTCCATCAAAACGTTGATGTCGATCGATTCAACAGAGAAGCGTTGAGTGGGCTCGAGGGTCTGGACTGTCTTGCCGACGATATGATCACAGGTCACAGCACATCCGCTCAGGCAACCAGTGCACGAAcgaaattacataaaatgagCACAGCCCAAACGAGTGGGCTGCCATATATGGTTCGTTTTTGCATTGGAAAGCCCTACATGATCACTACCAACATCGATGGCGATGATAATCTGGTAAACGGAGCAATCGGCGAGCTGAAGTATGTGGAGATGCGGGAAAACGACGCCGGCGAAGAAGTGATCTACAGACTCTGGTTGCAATTCGATACGGAGAAAATCGGAACCATTGCAAGATCTAAGGCGCAGGCAGTCGTTAACGCCCGACCCCATCTCCTGCAGCAGGATTGGACCCCCATCACGAAGCAGCACGTGAACATCGCTCTTGGAGGTACGATCAAATGCAAGCGGATTCAATTTCCGATTGCGAGTGCCTGTTCCATGACAATCCACAAGTCACAAGGTGGAACTTTCTCCAAGGTCGTTTACCAGTACAGTCGCTCGCAGGAGCAAAGGCTGGTGTACGTTGCTTTGTCACGGGTTACTTCGCTGGAAGGACTCTACTTGACATACGCGAACAATCCCTCCCTAGATCCGTCTAAGGAAAAGCCTGTGTTCCACCACGCCAAGGCAAACAACTCTCCAGCGATGCGTGAGTTGCGGGACGAATACAAGCGCTTGAGGAATAACCGTTATCGAACGATCGGAGACGATTTTTCTGAGGTGTTGGCGAGTAGTGGACCAGCATGCACCCTGATGACAATCAACGTCCAAAGCTTGAGCGCTCATCACCAGGATATATCGATCGATTCCATACTGACCAGTGTAGACTACTTGGCCCTAAGCGAGACGTGGTTGGATGATAACTCCTCGGTCGAGATTGAAGGCTACACTTGTGTTGTCCAGTCCAAAAGGGATGACGCAAGATCTGGCGGTGTGGCAATTTATCGAAAGACGACGACCAAAACCAGCATGGCAGTCCCGTATACTCCCGAATTGGTGAGTCAAGATCGAGACGAACTTTTCGGTGTGGCAGATAAATACGGTGACGTTTGCGCTGCTACAGTGGATGTGATGGGCACTGAGGTACTGCTGTTCTCGGTGTACATCATCCCAGGAACCACACTGAAGCAGAAAGGTTGGTTTTTGGCACGGAAGTTGCTCCAGACTGCCCGCACTGGTTTGCCAATGGTAGTAACCGGTGATTTTAATGTCGACGTTTCCAAACGAGAAAATGTCGAATTCATTAAGTTTATGGGCGAGCACTTCCAACTATCCTTAGCTAACGACGTGAGACAGACGACCACAAATCGTGGAACGGTCCTTGATCTCACATTTACCAGAGGCATACATGTGGCGAGCAATTCGCGGTAtgtatgctatttttcctaccaCAGACCCATGCTGTCTGTACTACGAACTGAAGAACCCGAGCCATCTCAGTTGCATTGA